Genomic segment of Amphibacillus xylanus NBRC 15112:
TTGATGACATTCAACAAATTATTGAAGAAAAGACAGGTATTCCGGTTCAGAAAATGCAAGCAGATGAGCAAGCTAAAATGCGCGATCTAGCAGTAAAATTATCAGAAAAGGTAATTGGTCAAAATCATGCAGTTAATAAAGTTGCTAAAGCCATTCGAAGAAGTCGAGCTGGTTTGAAAGTAGCGACGCGTCCGATCGGTTCTTTCCTATTTGTCGGACCAACAGGCGTTGGAAAAACAGAGCTTGCTAAAGTACTAGCAGAGGAGTTATTCGGTACAAGAGACTCGCTCATCCGACTTGATATGAGTGAGTATATGGAGAGACATTCTGTATCGAAAATTATCGGATCACCTCCAGGCTATGTAGGTCACGAGGAAGCCGGTCAATTAACTGAAAAAGTTCGCCGTAATCCATATAGTTTAATTTTGCTAGACGAAATTGAAAAGGCACACCCTGATGTTCAGCATATGTTCTTACAAATCATGGAGGATGGTCATTTAACTGATTCCCATGGCAGAACTGTTAGTTTTAAAGACTGTGTCATTATTATGACAAGTAACGCAGGATCAAGTTTTAAAGAGATTCAGGTAGGCTTTAATAAAGATCAAAATGAAGCTGTATCAACACTTGATCAATTAAAAGATTACTTTAAACCAGAGTTTTTAAATCGATTTGATTCTATTATTAATTTCAAAACATTATCAACTGACGATCTCGTTAAGATTGTTGATTTAATGTTGAATGAGTTAAGCGCACATCTAAGTGAGCAAAATTATCAATTAACCATTACAGACGAGGCTAAAGAATTTTTAGCGAAAAAAGGCTATAATCCTGATTATGGCGCACGTCCATTGCGTCGTGTGATTCAAGAAACGGTTGAAGATGGCATAACTGATTTACTATTAGATGAAACAGATGTTAGTAAGATAACAGTTGAGTTAGTTGATGAAGAGATTGTTGTGAAAAAAGGATAATAGTTGAACATTGCTAATGTGATTTCAAGTTTATATTTTCTAAAAGAAAGACTGCATCGAAGGCTATGACCTTTAGTGCAGTCTTTTTATCTGTGAAATGTTAGATCTTTAACGTTTTGATAAAAAGTAGTAACAAAAGTTAAAGATAAAGCTCGAATCGTTAATGTTTAGACAAAAAATAGTGGTAAAAGTTAAAGATTATGCTCGAATCGTTAATGTTTAGATAAAAAATAGTGGTAAAAGTTAAAGATAATGCACGAATCGTTAATGTTTAGACAAAAAATAGTGGTAAAAGTTAAAGATAATGCACGAATCGTTAATGTTTAGATAAAAAATAGTAGTAAAAGTTAAAGATAACGCTCTAATCGTTAATATTTAGACAAAAAACAGTGGTAAAAGTTAAAGATTATGCTCTAATCGTTAATGTTTAGACAAAAAATAGTGGTAAAAGTTAAAGATAATGCTCTAATCGTTAATGTTTTGACAAAAAACAATAGCAAATGTCAAAGATTATGTCTAATTCTAAACACATTACAAAATTCCCCACTGCAAAGCAACTCATCTATATTTTAGTTAATAAAAAAGCTATCATACTAGGTAGTAGATAGCTTTTTCAAAAGTTTAGAGAACTTTTTTGTTTTTAAATATAATAAATGAACAGATTAGTAGAATGGCTGATAGACCAACAGTTATACCTGCCGTTCCCCAGAGTTCAGTTGAGACGGATTGATTATAGAGCATCTCGTTAATGTATGTGCTTAGTTGATTTGGGAACCAAGGTAACCAGTGGTTTACTAAACCGTTAACGACTGACATACTAAGTAATGTTCCGATTGTCACACCTGCAACAGGTCCTGGTCCTTTAAAAATGGTACTAAAGAAAATTGTTAATGAGATGACAAACATGATCCATAAAGCATAAAACAGCAGCAGATAAATTAGTTCGGTAAAACCTACATCACCAAAAAGTAGATTAACGTAATACCAATTTAATAGCATCCCAATCGTAAAGGCGATAAAAAATAGGACGAACTTAGCAAACCATTTAGCTAAAATATATGTTACGTGATTAACCGGCTTTACTAAAACTAATTCAGCAATACCAGTTTTTCTCTCACCAGCAATAGTCCCCATTGTTAATAATACGACGATTAAAACGCCTATTGAGCTGATTTGTACTAGCGCTAACATCACCGCATCTGGTGCTGGGATTTCTGGAATTTCAAATGCCATCCCCTCTGGCACACCACCAACTGCGTCCATGATTTTTGGTAAGTAGTAATAAGTCAATGGATCCATAATTGAAAGTAAAATAAAGACGATCGGTACCCAAATCCAACTAAAGTTACGCCATGACTCCATGAATTCTTTTTTGAATACTGTTAAAAACTGACTCATTTATTTACCACCTCCATAAACATATCCTCCAATGTAGCACGAGACACAGTAAAGTTAGTCATCTGCCAGCCGGAATCTAAGGTTTTTGATAAAATTTGCTCTCTTGCTAAATCAACATTGTTAACAATGCAATTTAATTGATCACGATTTTGGCTGATTTCTACAATACTAGAAAGCTGATTTAATTGTTCAATCATTTGATCATCTACTTCTTTAAAGCTTAACTCTATTTTCTGCTTTTGATATTTTTCCCGAAGCTCTGCAAGACTACCTTGCTCCACTAGCTGACCTTGATGAATTAACAGTAATCCATCGCTGATCTCCTCAGCATCATTTAAAATATGGGTTGAAAACAAGATCGTCGTATCTTGCTTTAATTCTTGTAACAACGTTAAAACTTCGCGGCGACCTATCGGATCTAGTGCAGAAACTGGCTCATCTAACATGATCATTGAAGGCTTATGGATTAAAGCTTGTGCAATACCAAGCCTTTGTCTCATTCCGCCTGAATATTTACCAATGCGCTTATTTTTTGCATCACTAATACCAACTTGCTCAAGTAAGTGATCTGCGCGATTTTCTGCTTCTAGCTTAGTTAAATTAGCTAAACGACCAACATAGACTAAAAATTCTTTCCCCGTCATCCAGCCATAAAAAGCAGGGTGCTGAGGTAAGTAACCGATTTTCGAGCGAATGTCGACACCATTTTGAGAACCGTCAAATTTTATCTCGCCAGATGTCGGTGTTAGTAAACCAGCTAACATTCTTAGTGTAGTAGTTTTACCAGCACCGTTCGCTCCTAATAATGCGATACATTGTCCAGATTTTAATTGAAATGAGACGTTATTTACCGCAACTTGTTGGTTAAATTTCTTAGTTAAATTTTCTATTAATAATTCCATTTAGTCTGTTCTCCTTCCAATTAAAAAGAATAAGATCGGTCCAATGATATTGGCAAAAAGTATAACGAGTAGCCATACCCATTTTGGCCCTTTTGTTTCATCTGTTTTAAACCAAGCAACTATTGCAACAACGAGTAAAATAAATTGTAAAACTAATAATGGCCATAACAGTTGAAGCAATTGAATGACGTCTGTCATCATTTCACCCCCAAATTTATTTTAGCTTTCGGTAAAGATAAAAAGAATAAATTGTCGGAATAAGTGAACCAACAATAACACTGATTAATGTAACAGGTAGAACATACTGATCAGAAAGAAACGGTGTTATCATCAAAATTAAACCTAAAATAATAAAGATTTTTCCACCAAGTCGGTGTGTTTTACGCCAAACCGTTTCATTATCTAAAGTCCACGGCGTACGAATCCCTATAAACCAATTTGGTTTAATTGTTTGCATGTAATTACCGAAAATCATTAATAATAGACCAATCAAAAATGGAATAAAGAAATTTATCTCTAGTGGATAACCTAAACTTTTGAACAACACAACTACATTAATGATTAAAAATAAGCCTAAAATAGCGTAAACCATGATTTCATATGAACGCGAAAACTGTTTATAGTTATTCTTTTTCGGATCGATTTTAGGGCTGAACATTAATAAGAGGTAAAGAAGAATGTACATGCCATTATTGACAAGTAAAGCTACAAATTTAGAAGCGGTCCAGTTGACTGAACCATCAGCTCCCCATTGCATCGGGACTTGTTCTGGTAGCTGACGGTAGAAAATCAACCATAAACTAATTGAAAAAATGATCATAATTAGTGGAATAATACGTTTATTCATACTTTGGAGTCTCCTTTATCAAGAAATTCAAGTGTCCAACTGACAAGCTCTTGGAAAACAGTTGTATTTAAAGTGTAGTAAATAAATTGCCCCTTCTTGTTATCATATACAAGTTCTGCCTGTTTTAAAATATTGAGGTGCTGTGAAATACTCGGTTTTGACATATCAAAATGACTAGATATTTCACCGGCAGTTAAGTCTCCGTCCTTTAATAACGTCAATATTTGTCTACGGGTAGGGTCAGCAAGAGCTTTAAAAACATCTTTCATAAGATTATCACCCTTAACTATTTAAGTAATTACTTAAATGCTAAAATAACCTCGCCATTTTGTCAAGAAAAAACGGTAATTGAAGATAAATTCAATCACCGTCAAAATACTATTGATTCGTTAATTCTTGCTTCTTTTTCAGTAATAATTGAAACTCCTGTTCAAGCTCATCGCTTGGCTCAAGACTAAGTTTACTTAACACTTCTGAGATTCGAGTTTCTATAATCATTAATTTTTGCTTTAAATCATCTACATCATCTACTGGATTAAGGTAAGATTCATATGTCCCGGGAAATAATTCAAGCCTCTGTTCTTCAATAACAATGATTTTCGTTGCGAGTCGTTCAATAAGTCGCTGGTCGTGAGATACAAACAAAACAGTACTTGGGTATGAGATTAGCAATGACTCTAAAGCTTCAATCGCTTCAATGTCTAAAAAATTTGTTGGTTCATCTAAAATCAGCATATTCGCATCACTTACAATTAACTTTGCTAACGCGACTTTTACTCGCTCACCACCACTTAATGCTCGAATTGGTTTATTAACATCGTGTTGGTTGAAATTTAGTCGAGCTAAGCAAGTTCGAATGATTGTTTCTGATTGGATAGATGATTCTCTTACATATTCGATAATCGATTGATTAAGTTTAAGTTGTTTTAGCTTCTGATCAAAATAGCCAATTTTCACAGCTGAAGATAGTTGTACGCCATCAACACGATTGATAATTTTTTTAATGAGTGTTGATTTACCAACGCCGTTATTGCCGATAACCGCGACTTTATCATTGCCATTGATTTGAAAACTAGTAGGTTTCCATAATGTTCGCTTGCCAATTTCCGCAGGTAAACTTTCAATTCTTAAAATCGTCCTGCCATATAATTTTTCTGCTTCAGGATGTTCCATTTTAATTGGCGCTTCTTGATAAACCTTTTCTACTCGTTCTAATTTTTCTAGTCTTGTTTCAATTGCTTTTTTAGACTGGTGAAGTTTCTTTTGTTTTTTTGCAAAGTATGGTTTAGCACCAGTTATCTTAGCTTCAGATGAACTAAGTTGTTTAGGTTTTTTTGTTGCTCGTTGTGCTTTTTGCTCTTTTTTGGCAACAGCACGTTCTAGCTGTCTTTTCTTTTGTAAATATTGCTCATATTCCTCTTCTTGCTTTACAATTTTTAACTGCTTTTGGTTGCGATAATCACTGTAGTTACCATGATATACATGGATTTTCTGTTGCTCTATTTCCCATATTTGTTCACATAGTTGATCTAAAACATAACGATCATGTGAGACAATGACGATTGCACCATTCCAGTGATGAAGTTGATTTAATAAGTGTTGAATATTGTCTTGATCCAAATTTGTAGTTGGTTCATCAGCTAAAAGTAAATCTGTTTCTTTAGCTAATGCTTGATTGATATAGCGCTGGGTCACTTCGCCGCCACTTTCAGTTGTATCGGTCACTTTCAATTGAGGAAGTAACTCTACTGAACCATAACGTTTAATATGGCCTTGATTAATTTCCTGCTTACCAGCAATTAGATTTAATAACGTTGACTTTCCGGATCCGTTTTTACCAACAAGTCCAATTCGTGCTTTCTTTTCGATAATTAGTTGTTCAACTTCAAATAGTAAATCACCATTGATATATTGCTTAATTTGATTTAATTCTGTTATAACCAATTCATTTCACCTCATTAAAGGAGACAAAAAAACCCCCTATTTTTATTTAAGTAAAAATGAAAATAGGAGGCACCGATTGCTTAAATGAAATGAGAGTTAAATTCAAATAACCGATTACATCCTATTTTCGCTAAACTAAATCAAAGCACACTTAATAAACTCACTTAGGAGTTGGTTAATGCGACTTAGATGTAGTTAGACTGTGAAAAAATAGGATTATAACTTCATCGGCTAATAATTCACCCTTTCTCATACTTGTATCTCCAGTTTAATAAAAGATTACGATAAATGTCAACTCTAGTATGATAGCAAGAAAAGGGCTTGAGATTTAAATCATAATCAGCTATAATAATTTAGGATTCATTTAGGGGCATTAGCTCAGCTGGGAGAGCGCTTGCATGGCATGCAAGAGGTCAGCGGTTCGATCCCGCTATGCTCCATATAAAACAAACAAAACACTGATCAAAACAGCGGTTAGTGTTGTTTTTATGAACTATTTGTGAAATGTTTCACAAATAGATTGTTATTTTTATAGATTAGAAATATAATGAACTAGAAATTATAAAAATATTAATCTAAAGGACGTGTTCACATGAAGTTATCAGGTAAAACGGTCATTGTAACAGGTGCAGCTGCTGGTATGGGTGAAGCGATTGCTAAGAAGTTTGCCGCTGAAGGTGCAAAGGTTGTTGCTACAGATATCAATAAAGAATTACTTGATCCAGTGGTACAGTCGATCACTGAAGCTGGTGGTGAAGCTGTCGGATTAGTAAGTAATATCGGTAACCAAGAAGATATTGATCAAATGGTTCATGAAGCAATTGAACGTTACGGATCACTTGATGTTTTAGTGAATAACGCTGGAATTATGGATAATTTTGTTCCTGTTGGTGATTTAACAGATGAGCTATGGGATCGAATTATTCAAATAAATTTAACTGGGCCATTTAAAGCGGCACGTGCAGCCATTAAAGTGATGGAGAAGCAAGAAAACGGTGGTGTAATCATCAATAACGCATCAATTGGTGGCTTATTCGGAGTTCGTGGTGGTGGAGCTTATGTATCATCTAAGCATGGCTTACTAGGATTAACTAAAAATATCGCTGCAACATATGGTATTCACGGCAAGATCCGTGCTAATGCAATTGCACCAGGTGGAGTAGCAACAAACATTCAATCAACAATTACAGAACCGCATGAGTTAGGAAGTAAAGCAATTGGATCAATTGGCGGAGGTACAGCACCGATTGGTCAACCAGAAGAGATTGCTGAAGTTGCGCTATTCCTGGCATCTGACGCTTCAAGCTTTGTTAACGGCGCTATTATTACAGCTGATGGTGGCTGGACTGCGGGTTAAATCGATAAAATCTAATAGGTTTAAATTAGGCTTAATTCATAACTAAGAGATTAGTTGTGAATTAAGTCTTTTACTTTTAAATATGTAATATTTTGTATGAAAAATTAGATAATTTTATAAAATGTGACAAAAGTACATATTAAAATTAATTAATTATGTCCGATAAATAATACATAGTCTAAACGCCTTAAGTTGATAGATAAAATAGGAAAAATGTCTTGTCTTAAGTTGTTTTTAAGTATACTATAAAAGTATAATGTTCATTCGACAAAAAGTTTTAAAATATTATGAAAGCGTTTTTTAAAAAAGGGAGGCCATCAAGTTGTTTAAAAGATTTAACTTCAGCAAGCTTAACATTTCCTCACCAATTCCATCAATCAAGAAGGCTTTTAAAAAATTAAAACTGCCGAAAAGACATCACAAAACGACGAAGCCTGAAAAAGTCATTAAGGCTAAACGTCCAAAGAAATATGGCAAAATTGGTATACATAATTTAAGAATTGGCTGGAAATACGGTTTTGTACTTATTATTATTTTTATTCTACTAGTTGTGACTACCGGACTTGTTTCATTTTCAATTAATGACGCCCAAAAAGATTTGGATGTCGTCCTTGAAGAAGCGGATCTTTCTGTTTTAACAATTGAATTAAGTGATTTAATAAATTCAAAAGGTCTATCAGCAATGGCTTATGCACAATATGGCGGAACAAGTTATTTTGATGCATTCGAAGCTAAAAATGTTGAAATTAATGAATTGATAAGTGATTTAAATGAAAAATTTTCTGGCGAGAAGCACCAGTCGCTTTACAATGAGGTACTTAGAATTAATGACGAATTAAATACACTATTTTATGATGAAATTGTAGATGCAGTTGGTTCTGATATCGAAGTTATGCGTTTATATAGTAGTAATCGATATAACAATTTGACTACAACCGCTGGACTTTATTTAGAATCACTTCGGGATTTAGTAACAGAAGATCGAAACTTAGCTGCTGAACATGCTGAAGGTAGCCAGAACTATGCATTACAGATATTAATTGCAAGTATGGTTGTATCGATAATTATTGCATTTATCCTTGTTATCTTTATTAGTCGCCATGTGACGCAACACTTAAATCGAGTTGTATTAATGAGCGAAAAAATTGCATCTGGTGATTTAACTGAAACAGACCACCATTATCGAGGCAGAGATGAGATTGCTCAATTGTCTACATCAATGGAGAAAATGCGTTTACAGCTTACAAATATGATTGATTCTATTAAACAGACTTCATTATTAGTAAGTTCTCAAAGTGAGCAGTTAAATCAATCGGCAGATGATGTTAAATCAGGTACACAGCAAATTGCTGCTACAATGGAAGAATTGGCATCAGGAACAGAAACGCAAGCAAACTTCGCAGGTGATTTAGCTGAAACAATGACAATCTTCGCTGAAAAGATTAAGTCAATTAATGCTAGCAGTGAATCGATTAATGAATCATCTAATGACGTGCTGAAAGAAACTGAGCTTGGTAATGAATATATGAATAAATCGATTAATCAAATGGATAATATCGATCAAATTGTTAAAGATGCAGTTGAAAAAGTTGCAGGTTTGGATAAACAAACACAAGAAATCTCTAAACTTGTTGGCGTTGTGAAAGAAATTGCAGATCAGACAAACCTCTTAGCTCTAAACGCCGCAATCGAGGCAGCAAGAGCAGGTGAACATGGTCGAGGATTTGCAGTAGTTGCTGATGAAGTAAGAAAGTTAGCTGAACAAGTTGCTAATTCTGTTGTCAGCATCGCCAAAATTGTT
This window contains:
- a CDS encoding ABC transporter permease, which encodes MSQFLTVFKKEFMESWRNFSWIWVPIVFILLSIMDPLTYYYLPKIMDAVGGVPEGMAFEIPEIPAPDAVMLALVQISSIGVLIVVLLTMGTIAGERKTGIAELVLVKPVNHVTYILAKWFAKFVLFFIAFTIGMLLNWYYVNLLFGDVGFTELIYLLLFYALWIMFVISLTIFFSTIFKGPGPVAGVTIGTLLSMSVVNGLVNHWLPWFPNQLSTYINEMLYNQSVSTELWGTAGITVGLSAILLICSFIIFKNKKVL
- a CDS encoding ABC transporter ATP-binding protein, which translates into the protein MELLIENLTKKFNQQVAVNNVSFQLKSGQCIALLGANGAGKTTTLRMLAGLLTPTSGEIKFDGSQNGVDIRSKIGYLPQHPAFYGWMTGKEFLVYVGRLANLTKLEAENRADHLLEQVGISDAKNKRIGKYSGGMRQRLGIAQALIHKPSMIMLDEPVSALDPIGRREVLTLLQELKQDTTILFSTHILNDAEEISDGLLLIHQGQLVEQGSLAELREKYQKQKIELSFKEVDDQMIEQLNQLSSIVEISQNRDQLNCIVNNVDLAREQILSKTLDSGWQMTNFTVSRATLEDMFMEVVNK
- a CDS encoding PLD nuclease N-terminal domain-containing protein; protein product: MMTDVIQLLQLLWPLLVLQFILLVVAIVAWFKTDETKGPKWVWLLVILFANIIGPILFFLIGRRTD
- a CDS encoding SdpI family protein, whose protein sequence is MNKRIIPLIMIIFSISLWLIFYRQLPEQVPMQWGADGSVNWTASKFVALLVNNGMYILLYLLLMFSPKIDPKKNNYKQFSRSYEIMVYAILGLFLIINVVVLFKSLGYPLEINFFIPFLIGLLLMIFGNYMQTIKPNWFIGIRTPWTLDNETVWRKTHRLGGKIFIILGLILMITPFLSDQYVLPVTLISVIVGSLIPTIYSFYLYRKLK
- a CDS encoding autorepressor SdpR family transcription factor, producing the protein MKDVFKALADPTRRQILTLLKDGDLTAGEISSHFDMSKPSISQHLNILKQAELVYDNKKGQFIYYTLNTTVFQELVSWTLEFLDKGDSKV
- the abc-f gene encoding ribosomal protection-like ABC-F family protein — its product is MVITELNQIKQYINGDLLFEVEQLIIEKKARIGLVGKNGSGKSTLLNLIAGKQEINQGHIKRYGSVELLPQLKVTDTTESGGEVTQRYINQALAKETDLLLADEPTTNLDQDNIQHLLNQLHHWNGAIVIVSHDRYVLDQLCEQIWEIEQQKIHVYHGNYSDYRNQKQLKIVKQEEEYEQYLQKKRQLERAVAKKEQKAQRATKKPKQLSSSEAKITGAKPYFAKKQKKLHQSKKAIETRLEKLERVEKVYQEAPIKMEHPEAEKLYGRTILRIESLPAEIGKRTLWKPTSFQINGNDKVAVIGNNGVGKSTLIKKIINRVDGVQLSSAVKIGYFDQKLKQLKLNQSIIEYVRESSIQSETIIRTCLARLNFNQHDVNKPIRALSGGERVKVALAKLIVSDANMLILDEPTNFLDIEAIEALESLLISYPSTVLFVSHDQRLIERLATKIIVIEEQRLELFPGTYESYLNPVDDVDDLKQKLMIIETRISEVLSKLSLEPSDELEQEFQLLLKKKQELTNQ
- a CDS encoding glucose 1-dehydrogenase → MKLSGKTVIVTGAAAGMGEAIAKKFAAEGAKVVATDINKELLDPVVQSITEAGGEAVGLVSNIGNQEDIDQMVHEAIERYGSLDVLVNNAGIMDNFVPVGDLTDELWDRIIQINLTGPFKAARAAIKVMEKQENGGVIINNASIGGLFGVRGGGAYVSSKHGLLGLTKNIAATYGIHGKIRANAIAPGGVATNIQSTITEPHELGSKAIGSIGGGTAPIGQPEEIAEVALFLASDASSFVNGAIITADGGWTAG
- a CDS encoding methyl-accepting chemotaxis protein, yielding MFKRFNFSKLNISSPIPSIKKAFKKLKLPKRHHKTTKPEKVIKAKRPKKYGKIGIHNLRIGWKYGFVLIIIFILLVVTTGLVSFSINDAQKDLDVVLEEADLSVLTIELSDLINSKGLSAMAYAQYGGTSYFDAFEAKNVEINELISDLNEKFSGEKHQSLYNEVLRINDELNTLFYDEIVDAVGSDIEVMRLYSSNRYNNLTTTAGLYLESLRDLVTEDRNLAAEHAEGSQNYALQILIASMVVSIIIAFILVIFISRHVTQHLNRVVLMSEKIASGDLTETDHHYRGRDEIAQLSTSMEKMRLQLTNMIDSIKQTSLLVSSQSEQLNQSADDVKSGTQQIAATMEELASGTETQANFAGDLAETMTIFAEKIKSINASSESINESSNDVLKETELGNEYMNKSINQMDNIDQIVKDAVEKVAGLDKQTQEISKLVGVVKEIADQTNLLALNAAIEAARAGEHGRGFAVVADEVRKLAEQVANSVVSIAKIVNEIQTESRNVTDALEKGYDEVEQGTKDIEETGVRFKAIEDAIAVMTSNVQTVISGLVELNNDSAKVNEAVQEIASISEESAAGVEETSASAEEASSAMEGVSNGASTLLESARELNELVQQFKM